One Nocardioidaceae bacterium SCSIO 66511 genomic window carries:
- a CDS encoding DUF1269 domain-containing protein, which yields MATLTVWKFPGPEDAQRAVSTLENLQSEGLIKVHDAAVVEWEEGKKKPKTRQLNNLVGAGALGGSFWGLLFGLLFFVPLLGVAVGAAAGALAGSLADAGIDDGFINQVKASVTPGTSALFVMTSDAVQDKVHSAFTGSHAELIHTNLSNEDEQRLREAFAEG from the coding sequence ATGGCAACACTGACCGTATGGAAGTTCCCCGGCCCCGAGGACGCGCAACGCGCAGTTTCCACCCTGGAGAACCTGCAGTCCGAGGGGTTGATCAAGGTCCATGATGCGGCAGTCGTGGAATGGGAAGAAGGGAAGAAGAAGCCGAAGACCCGCCAGTTGAACAACCTGGTGGGCGCCGGCGCGCTCGGCGGTTCGTTCTGGGGGCTGCTCTTCGGACTGCTGTTCTTCGTACCGCTTCTCGGTGTCGCCGTCGGCGCCGCTGCCGGAGCGCTCGCCGGTTCGCTTGCCGACGCGGGCATCGACGACGGATTCATCAACCAGGTAAAGGCCTCGGTCACTCCCGGTACCTCCGCGCTGTTCGTGATGACCTCGGACGCCGTCCAGGACAAGGTGCACAGCGCGTTCACCGGTTCGCACGCGGAGCTCATCCACACCAACCTGTCCAACGAGGACGAGCAGCGTCTTCGGGAGGCGTTCGCCGAGGGGTGA